GCTTGCATTAGAATGCCCTCCTCTCATTAACGTCTTGTTTTCTTATCATCATTGCCATGGCCTTTGTACGCACGAGTTGGAGCGAATTCTCCAAGCTTGTGGCCTACCATGTCTTCAGTGATGTATACAGGCACATGTTTACGACCATCATAAACTGCGATTGTGTGTCCGATGAATTGTGGGAAGATCGTAGAACGGCGAGACCAAGTTTTAGTAACTTGCTTGCTTTCTGTTTCGTTAAGCTTTTCGATCTTTGTCATTAAATGTTCATCAACAAAAGGTCCTTTTTTTAAGCTGCGACCCATGATTGAACCTCCTTCGTGATTGCTCTACGGTTCTTATTTGGAACCGTAGTACAATCCCGTTATTTTTTACGACGACGTACGATAAATTTGTCTGATTTGTTGTTTTTCTTGCGTGTCTTGTAACCAAGTGTTGGTTTGCCCCAAGGAGTCATTGGAGACTTACGTCCGATTGGCGCACGTCCTTCACCACCACCGTGCGGGTGATCGTTAGGGTTCATTACAGATCCACGTACAGTTGGGCGCTTGCCTAACCAGCGTGAACGACCTGCTTTACCAATGTTAATAAGCTCGTGCTGCTCGTTGCCAACCTGACCTACAGTTGCGCGGCACTCAGCAAGAATCATGCGAACTTCACCAGAGTTCAAACGAACTAATACATACTTTCCTTCTTTACCAAGAACTTGTGCAGAAGTACCAGCAGAACGTACTAATTGTCCGCCTTTACCAGGTTTTAATTCGATGTTGTGGATTACAGTACCCACTGGAATATTAGCTAGTGGAAGTGCATTACCCACTTTGATATCCGCTTCAGGACCTGACATTACTTCCATGCCCACTTGTAAATTCTTAGGAGCAAGGATGTAACGCTTTTCTCCATCCACATAGTTAATTAGTGCAATATTTGCAGAGCGGTTTGGATCATACTCGATTGTGGCAACGCGTCCTGGAATGCCATCTTTGTTACGTTTGAAATCGATGATACGATATTGACGTTTATGACCGCCGCCTTGATGACGAACTGTCAACTTACCTTGGTTGTTACGGCCGCCTTTTCTCTTAACAGGAGCAAGTAAAGACTTTTCTGGTTTGTTAGTCGTGATTTCTGCGAAATCAGATACCGTCATGCCGCGACGACCATTAGAGGTAGGTTTATACTTTTTAATCGCCATTTCGTTTCCCTCCTCTTCTAGTTATAGTAGTTTTAAGCTTCAAATAGCTCGATTTCTTGACTTTCAGCTGTTAATTTAACGATCGCTTTACGGCGTTTGTTAGTGTAACCGCCAAA
This window of the Cytobacillus pseudoceanisediminis genome carries:
- the rplB gene encoding 50S ribosomal protein L2; protein product: MAIKKYKPTSNGRRGMTVSDFAEITTNKPEKSLLAPVKRKGGRNNQGKLTVRHQGGGHKRQYRIIDFKRNKDGIPGRVATIEYDPNRSANIALINYVDGEKRYILAPKNLQVGMEVMSGPEADIKVGNALPLANIPVGTVIHNIELKPGKGGQLVRSAGTSAQVLGKEGKYVLVRLNSGEVRMILAECRATVGQVGNEQHELINIGKAGRSRWLGKRPTVRGSVMNPNDHPHGGGEGRAPIGRKSPMTPWGKPTLGYKTRKKNNKSDKFIVRRRKK
- the rpsS gene encoding 30S ribosomal protein S19: MGRSLKKGPFVDEHLMTKIEKLNETESKQVTKTWSRRSTIFPQFIGHTIAVYDGRKHVPVYITEDMVGHKLGEFAPTRAYKGHGNDDKKTRR